One window from the genome of Candidatus Aminicenantes bacterium encodes:
- a CDS encoding M48 family peptidase has translation MNCEFKVLDLGAQQLEYTLFLLNRKTLEIAVHPDGSLVIKAPLGADLQVIEKRIRKRIRWILKQQQYFNQFTPRTPDKKFVGGETHLYLGRQYRLKISAAKPEGVKLSRGFFEISCSPINEPEKVRKLLEKWYRNRAAAHYQDSLERSWPAFEKLGFIKPVIRIKKMQKRWGSLTNGKTMILNSDLIKAPRECIDYVIIHELCHLKHKNHDSEFYRMLESHLPEWEKVKHRLELALV, from the coding sequence ATGAACTGCGAATTCAAAGTACTTGATCTTGGGGCACAACAACTTGAGTACACACTTTTCCTGCTGAACCGGAAAACACTGGAAATCGCGGTCCATCCCGACGGTTCCCTGGTCATCAAAGCGCCCCTTGGAGCGGATTTACAGGTCATTGAAAAGAGAATTCGCAAAAGAATCCGCTGGATCCTCAAGCAGCAGCAATACTTCAACCAGTTCACCCCCCGTACGCCTGATAAAAAATTTGTGGGTGGAGAAACCCACCTTTACCTCGGCCGACAATACCGCTTGAAAATATCCGCCGCCAAGCCCGAAGGCGTCAAACTTTCCCGGGGTTTTTTTGAAATATCGTGCTCTCCCATAAATGAACCGGAAAAAGTGAGGAAACTGCTTGAAAAGTGGTACCGGAATCGAGCCGCGGCACATTACCAAGATAGCCTTGAGCGATCCTGGCCGGCATTCGAAAAATTGGGGTTTATAAAGCCCGTGATCAGAATCAAGAAGATGCAAAAGCGCTGGGGAAGCCTGACCAACGGGAAGACGATGATCCTGAATTCCGATTTGATTAAGGCGCCCAGAGAATGCATCGATTACGTAATCATTCATGAACTCTGTCACCTCAAACACAAGAACCATGATTCTGAATTCTATCGCATGCTGGAATCCCATCTGCCTGAATGGGAAAAGGTCAAACACAGGCTTGAACTTGCTCTTGTATAA
- a CDS encoding SagB/ThcOx family dehydrogenase, with translation MVLLLILGASIHANPDQNTDKPRYKDISEIPISLQRSFLKEYWAAWEKLQTDQRLKKPIPPVQKAYPQDAELVVLVPLEKITLGRMPLIEAMKQRRSRRSFSPDPLSVEELSFLLWSIQGVSRTLERGGKVVYTLRTVPSGGARHPFVTYLVINRVKGIAAGLYRYLPLEHKLLPMKTGKDLSAEAAAACWGSGFVKQAAVVFFWTCVPYRTEWRYGFQSPKIIAQDSGHLCQNLYLAAESIGAGTCAVDGYHQERSDTLLGVDGKDEFTIYTAPVGRISAKEIKNK, from the coding sequence ATGGTCCTGTTGCTGATCCTGGGGGCGTCGATCCACGCAAATCCCGACCAGAATACGGATAAACCCCGATACAAAGACATCTCTGAAATTCCCATATCATTGCAGCGTTCTTTCCTCAAAGAGTACTGGGCAGCCTGGGAAAAACTCCAGACCGATCAGCGCCTCAAAAAACCCATCCCGCCGGTACAGAAAGCCTATCCTCAGGACGCCGAACTGGTGGTCCTGGTTCCCCTGGAAAAGATCACCCTGGGACGCATGCCCCTGATCGAGGCCATGAAACAGCGCCGCAGCCGCCGATCCTTCAGTCCGGATCCTCTGTCCGTAGAAGAGCTCAGCTTCCTGTTGTGGAGCATCCAGGGGGTTTCCCGTACCCTTGAACGGGGCGGCAAAGTTGTTTATACCTTGCGCACCGTGCCTTCAGGCGGGGCGCGTCATCCCTTCGTCACCTACCTGGTCATTAACCGCGTAAAGGGCATTGCAGCAGGGCTCTATCGCTACCTGCCCCTGGAGCATAAGCTGTTGCCCATGAAAACCGGCAAAGACCTGTCAGCCGAGGCCGCCGCCGCCTGTTGGGGCAGCGGCTTTGTCAAACAGGCGGCGGTGGTGTTTTTCTGGACCTGCGTTCCCTACCGCACCGAGTGGCGCTACGGCTTCCAATCTCCCAAGATTATCGCCCAGGACAGCGGTCACTTGTGTCAGAATCTCTACCTGGCCGCTGAATCGATCGGCGCGGGTACCTGCGCCGTGGACGGCTACCACCAGGAACGCTCCGACACACTGCTGGGCGTGGACGGGAAAGACGAGTTCACCATCTACACCGCACCGGTGGGCCGGATATCCGCAAAAGAAATCAAGAACAAGTAG